CGGCGTCGACGTCAACCCCCTCACCAACCGCGCCTATATCACCGCTCGCGGCACGAATCAGCTATGGGTCGTACCCGACGTTTACTGATCCCCCATGACCATCACCCTCATCGGCCTCGGCCCCGGCGACCCCCAACTCATCACCCGCCGGGCCTGGCAACTCCTGACGACCGCCCCCCAGGTGTGGGTGCGTACACGCCGCCACCCCGCCGTCGCCGCCCTCGATGACCACACCCAGGTAGCCGGCTACGACCATCTCTACGAACAGCACCCCGACTTCGACGCCGTCTACAACGCCATCGCTGCCGATGTGGTGGCCCGCGGCGCTGCTCAGGACATCCTCTATGCCGTGCCCGGCGACCCCACCGTGGCCGAGACCAGCACCCGCATCATCCGCCGCCTGGCCGCAGCCCAGAGGGTGGAGGTCAGGATCGAGCCGGGCGTCAGCTTCATCGAGCCGACCTTCGCCGCCCTCGCCGCCGACCCCATCGACGGGGTTCAGATCGTCGATGCCATGTCGTTGGCCCAGGCGCATCACCCGCCCGGCGCCACCGAGCAGGGGCTGCTAGCCGTCCAACTTTTCAGCCGCGAGCTGGCCAGCGATGTCAAGCTGACCTTGATGAACGCCTATCCCGACGACCACCCACTGACCGTCGTCAGTGGCGCCGGGACGGACAACCTGCAGGTGCATCGATTGGCCCTGTACGAACTGGATCGCAGGGACATTTTCGATGATCTGACCACCCTTTGGGCGCCGCCGCTGCCGCAGCCGGGCAGCTACGAAGCCCTGCAAGAGATCATCGCCCACCTGCGCAGCCCCGAAGGCTGCCCCTGGGACCGCGAACAGACCCACGCCAGCCTGCGCCCCTACCTGCTGGAAGAAGCCCACGAAGTGCTGGAGGCGCTGGACGCCGACGACCCCGAGAGCCTGGTCGAGGAATTGGGCGATCTGCTGATCCAGGTCGCCCTTCACGTCCAGATCGCCGCCGAAGAAGGCGAATTCAAGCTGCCCGATGTCATCGGCCATGTCGTCGCCAAGCTGGTGCGCCGCCACCCGCACGTCTTCGACGGACTGGAAGTAGCCGGGGCCGAGGAAGTGGTGCGCAACTGGGAGGCGATCAAACAGGCCGAGCGCCAGCAGGCAGCTGGCAACGGCGGCAAGAAGGACCGCAAGACCTTACTGGATGGCATCCCCCGCTCGCTCCCGGCCCTGGCCCTGGCCCAGGCTTATGTCGAGCGGCTGGCCCGCGTCGGCTACCCCCAGCCTCCCGCCGCCCCGCTGGACGAGGCTGGCCTGGCCGAGCGCCTGCTCCAGCTGGTCGAGCAGACCCAGGCAGCCGGGCTGGACGCCGAATCGGCCCTGCGCGGGGTCTGCGCCAGACTGCGGGCCAGGCTAGAGGCCGTCGAAGCGGCCGCCGGCCGGCAGCATCAAACCCTGATCGATCTCAAGCCAGAGCAACAACAGGCGCTCTGGCGACAGCATCCCCTATCGAAGGACTGAAGCCATGCGCATCATCGACCTCAGCATCCCCCTGGGCATCGGCACCCCGGCCTGGCCCACCTACGAACCCCTCCAGGTCAAATACTTCAAACGGCTGGCCCCCAACGGCGCCAACGGCCAATTGCTGACCCACAGCAACCATGTCGGCACCCATCTCGACGGCGAAATCCACTTCTACACCCCCGGCAAAGACATCGCCCAACTCGATTTCGGCTTCCTGGCCGGCCCGGCCGCCATCGTCGACCTCAGCGACATCTGCGGCGACTACGACGTCTACACCCCGGCCATGATCGAAGAACGGGTGGAAGTGCGTTCGGGCGACATCCTCATCATCCACACCGGCTACCACCACTTTGGCTGGGACCAGCCCTACGGCAACGAAATCCGCTACATGGTCATGCACCCCGGCCCCGACGCCCGCTTCGCCCGCTGGTGCGAAGACAAGCAGATCAAATGGATCGGCGTCGATTGCGGCAGCGCCGACCACCCCATGAACACCAAAATCCGCGAGTGGATGCCCGCCCAGGCCCAGGACGCCGACGCCCACTTCCGCCAGAAGTACGGCAAAGCCCTGGCCGATTACTTCACCCCCGACATGTACCAGATGATGCACCTGTGGATGTTCCCCAAGGGCATCATCCACGCCGAATGTGTGGGCGGCGACATCGATCTGCTGGTCAACCGCCGCCTTCAGGTGGGCTGCTTCCCCTGGCGCTTTGTCGATGGCGAGGCCAGCATCGCCCGCATCGTCGCCTTCGTCGAGGAGGACGACTACGAACAACTCATGGCCCGCAAAGCCGCCCTGCCCAAAACCCGCTTTGGCGACTGCTACGACCCCCTCCACGTCGAACGCCTGGGCGGACGCGGGCGCACCTTCTGACCCCCTTTTTCATTGTGCGCGCTTGCCAGGCCGCACGAGTCTGGGCGAAACAGCAACGAAGAAGCCCACCTCAACATGAGGTGGGCTTCTTGTTTGGAGTCGGGGCGAGAGGATTTGAACCTCCGACCTCTTGGACCCGAACCAAGCGCGCTACCGAGCTGCGCTACGCCCCGTCCAGACAACTATTATACGCCAACCCGTCCGCCAAAGCAAACTGCTTCCACGCCCCCGCGCAACAGGCCAAACCCACCTCCCATGCTATAATCCCCCCATCCTCCCTGCGTCCCTCCCTCCTTGCGTCCCTCCCTCCGTCCCTCCGTCCCTCCCTCCCTCCGTCCCTGCGTCTCCCCCTCCCCCCCTCTCCCCCTCCGCCCATGACCCGTTTCAGCACCGCCGACGTCCGCCATGTGGCCGAACTCGCCCGGCTCGAACTCACCGCCGCCGAAATCGAACTCTTCGCCGGCCAGTTGGCCGCCGTGCTGGACTACGCCGCCCAACTCCAAGCCGTTGACACAACCGGCGTCCCTCCCACCGCCACCGTCCTGCCCCTGCGCAGCGTGATGCGGCCGGATGAAGTGCGCCCCAGCCTGCCTGCGGCCCAGGCCCTGGCCAACGCCCCCGACCAACGCGATGGCTACTTCCGCGTCCATGCCGTGTTGGAGGGCAGCCAATGAGCGAGCTGACCGCCCTGACGCTGCACGACGCTCAGGAACTGCTCCGCCGGCGCGAGATCACAGCCGTCGAACTGACACGGGCCTACATCGCGCGCATCGAGGCCGTCGATGACCGCGTCAAAGCCTACCTGCACCTGGCCCCCGACCTGGCCCTGGCCCAGGCCGCCGCAGCCGACCAGCGCCGGGCCGACGGCGATGACAGCCCCCTCCTCGGTATCCCGCTCGCCATCAAAGACATGATCACCGTGGCCGGGATGCCGACCACAGCCGGGTCCCGCATCCTGGCCGGATTCAAGTCGCCCTACGAGGCCACCGCCAGCGCCCGCCTGCGCCAGGCCGGGGCCGTCTTCTTGGGCAAAGCCAACCTGGACGAATTCGCCATGGGCTGGAGCACTGAGAATTCGGCCTTCTTCACCACCCACAACCCCTATGATCTCGACCGTGTGCCGGGCGGCTCCAGCGGCGGCTCGGCGGCGGCAGTGGCGGCGGGCGAGGCCATCGCCGCCTTGGGCACCGACACCGGCGGCAGCGTGCGCCAACCGGCCTCGTGGACGAACACCGTTGGCCTGCGCCCAACCTATGGCCGCGTCTCGCGCTGGGGCGTGGTCGCCTTCGCCTCCTCGCTCGACCAGATCGGCCCCATCACCCGCGATGTACGCGACTGCGCCCTGATGCTGAATGCCATTGCCGGCCACGACCCCCTCGATAGCACCACCATGCCCCTGCCCACGCCCGACTTCGGCGCCGGGCTGGAGGCTGGGGTCAAGGGCTTGCGCCTGGGTCTGCCCCGCGAGTACTTCGTCGAGGGCATGCACCCCGGCATCCGGGGGGCCATCCTGGCGGCGGTGGAGACGCTGGTCGGTTTGGGGGCCGAGGTCGAGGAAATCTCCCTCCCCCACACCCGCTTTGGCATGCCTGTCTACTATCTGGTGGCCACGGCCGAGCTGAGCGCCAACCTGGCCCGCTACGATGGCGTCCGCTACGGCCACAGCGCCGGCGCGCCCAACATGTGGGACAACTACCGCCAGTCACGCGGCCAGGGCTTTGGCCCTGAAGTCAAGCGTCGCATCATCCTCGGCGCCTATGCCCTCTCGGCCGGCTACTACGACGCCTACTACCTCAAGGCGCAGAAGGTGCGCACCCTCATCCGCCAGGATTTCGACCGCGCCTTCGGGCGTTTCGATGCCCTCATCGCCCCGGTCGTCCCCTTCCTGCCGTTCACGATCGGCCAGGCCCCGGCTGACCCGGTCGATCTCTATCTCAGCGACGTGCTCACCCTGCCCACGCCCCTGGCCGGCGTGCCCTGCCTCTCGGTCCCGGCCGGCTTCGTCCCCGAAAAAGGCAAGGCGCTGCCGGTGGGCTTGCAGATCATCGGCAAACCCTTCGACGAAGCCGGCATCCTCCGCATCGCCTACGCCTTCGAGCAGGCCACCCGCCACCACCTCACCCGCCCACCCCTCTGAGAAAACCGCATGACCACCGCTTCAACCACCGCCGCCGCCGGCGACAATGGCCATCACACCCCCCGCCAGCGCATCTCCCCGCGCGTCGCCGCCGTGCCGCCGTCGGGCCTGCGCCGTTTCTTCGACATCGCCGCCACGATGGACGATGTCATCTCGCTCAGCATCGGCGAACCCGACTTCACCACCCCCCAGGTCATCCTCCAGGCCGGGATCGACAGCTTGCAGCGGGGCCAGACGCAGTACACCTCCAATTCCGGCATCTACGCCCTGCGCGCCGCCCTTTCCGACTATCTCCACCGGCTGTACGGCGTGGCCTACGACCCTGAGACCGAGATCCTGATCACGGTGGGGTCCTCCGAAGCCCTCTATCTGACCACCGTTGCCCTGCTGGATGTGGGCGATGAAGTCATCGTTCCCCAGCCCAGCTATGTCGCCTACCCGGCCGAAGTCGCCTTCACCGGGGCCGTGTCGGTTCCGGTCTCCACCTTCGTCGAGGACGACTTTCGGGTGACGGCAGCCGAGATCGCCGCCGCCATCACCCCGGCCACCAAAGCCTTGCTCCTGGGCTATCCCTGCAACCCCACCGGCGCCGCCCTCGACCGCGCTGACATGCTCGGCATCGCCCAGCTGGCCGCGGGGCGCGACCTGCTGGTGATCGCCGATGAAATCTACGACCGCCTGACCTATGTGGGCGAACACACCTGCTTTGCCAGCCTGCCCGGCATGAAGGATCGCACCATCCTGCTGGGCGGCCTGAGCAAGAGCCATGCCATGACCGGCTGGCGGCTGGGCTGGGCCTGCGCGCCCGCCGACATCCTGGCCGCCATGCGCAAAGTCCACCAATACACGATCATGTCGGCCCCCACCGTCGCCCAGGTCGCGGCCATCACCGCCCTCACCGACCCGCGCGCCGAGGAGGCCGTCGCGACCATGCGCCAGAGCTACGACGAGCGCCGCCGGCTGATCGTCGATGGCCTCAACAGCATCGGCCTCCCCACCTTCACCCCGCGCGGGGCCTTCTACGCCTTCCCATCCATCCGCGCCAGCGGGCTGGACGACAACACCTTTGCCGAAACCCTGTTGCAGGAAGAACACGTCGCCGTCATCCCTGGCTCGGCTTTTGGCGCCGCCGGGGCCGGGTATGTGCGCTGTTGCTACGCCCAGCGCAAAGACAAGATCGAGGTCGCCCTCGACCGCATGGCCGCTTTCGTGCGACGGCACGGTTAACAATCCGCGTTCATCCGCGTTTATCCGCGTACCAAGATCAAAGCCAGAGTTGTGACAAAAACCGCTCCATGACCACAAACTTCGAGACCGTCATCGGCATGGAAGTCCATGCCCAACTGCTCACCCGCTCGAAGATGTTCTGTGGGTGCAGCGCCGACCAGTGGGACGCGGCCCCCAACAGCCACACCTGCCCGGTCTGTCTGGCCATGCCGGGGATGCTGCCGGTGATCAACCGCCAGGCCGTGGCCCACACCATCCGCGCCGGCCTGGCCCTGAACTGCACCATCGCCGAGGAAGCCGTCTTCGCCCGCAAGAACTACACCTATCCCGACCTGCCCAAAGGCTACCAGATCAGCCAATACGAACTGCCGTTGTGCTTGAGCGGCTGGATGGAGATCGACACCGCCGCCGGCGCCAAACGCATCGGCATCACCCGCGCCCATCTCGAAGAAGACACCGGCAAGCTGGTGCACGATGGCGAGGCCAGCCTGGTGGACCTCAACCGCGCCGGCGTCCCCCTGCTGGAGATCGTGACCGAACCCGACCTGCGTTCGGTCGATGAGGTCAACGAATATCTGACTCGCCTCCACCAGCTGCTGGTGCAGATCGGCGTCAACAGCGGCGACCTGGAGAAAGGCGCCATGCGCATGGAGGCCAATATCTCGCTGCGGCCCGTTGGTGAGACCTCCCTGGGCGTCAAGGTCGAGATCAAGAACCTGAACAGCTTCCGGGCCGTGCGCAACGCCCTGGACTACGAGATCAAGCGCCAGACGGCCGTGTTGGCAGCGGGCGGCGCGGTGGAGCAGGTGACGTTGGGCTGGTTGGAAGCCGAGGGCCGCACCTATGTCCAGCGCAGCAAAGAATCGGCCCACGATTACCGCTACTTCCCCGAACCCGACCTGCCGCCGTTGGTCATCGACCGCGCCTGGGTGGAGGAACTGCGCCAGAGCCTGCCCGAACTGCCATTGGCCCGCCGCGCCCGTTTTCAGGAGCACTACGGCCTCAGCCGCTACGATGCCGATGTGTTGGTGGCGGAGCGGGCCGTGGCCGACTTCTTCGAGCAGGCCGCGAGCGCGGCGGCGCCGGTGGAGCCGAAAACCGTCGCCAACTGGCTGGCGGGCGAACTGTTCCGGCTGATGAACCAGGCCGGGGTGAGTCTGGCGGCCGTCCCTATCTCGCCGGCCGCGTTCGCCAATCTGCTGAAGCTGGTGGCGGGTGGGACGATCAACCCCAATACCGGCAAACGAGTGTTGGAGACGATGTTCCGCAGCGGCGAGACCGCGGAGGCCATCGTCGCTCGCGAGGGCCTGGCCCAGGTGAGCGACGCCGGCGTGCTAGTGCAGGCCATCGACCGCGTCCTGGCGGCTGCACCCGATGAGGTGGCCCGCTACCGCGAGGGCAAGACGCAGCTCCTGGGCTGGTTCATCGGCCAGGTGATGCGCGAGACGCGCGGCAAAGGCAATCCCGACCTGGTGCGCCAGGCGCTGATCGAGCGGTTGGGCTGAGCGGGGCGCCAATCGGCGCCAATCGGCGAGCAAAAAAGAGGGGGCCGGCGTGCCGGCCCCCTGCTCTGGGATGGGTGCAGTTGGTGTGCGAAGAATCAGACGACCGGGCCAATGCCCACCAGGGCGAGAACCCAGTTCAGCAGCCAACCGACCACGGCAATGGCA
This genomic window from Caldilineales bacterium contains:
- a CDS encoding MazG family protein, giving the protein MTITLIGLGPGDPQLITRRAWQLLTTAPQVWVRTRRHPAVAALDDHTQVAGYDHLYEQHPDFDAVYNAIAADVVARGAAQDILYAVPGDPTVAETSTRIIRRLAAAQRVEVRIEPGVSFIEPTFAALAADPIDGVQIVDAMSLAQAHHPPGATEQGLLAVQLFSRELASDVKLTLMNAYPDDHPLTVVSGAGTDNLQVHRLALYELDRRDIFDDLTTLWAPPLPQPGSYEALQEIIAHLRSPEGCPWDREQTHASLRPYLLEEAHEVLEALDADDPESLVEELGDLLIQVALHVQIAAEEGEFKLPDVIGHVVAKLVRRHPHVFDGLEVAGAEEVVRNWEAIKQAERQQAAGNGGKKDRKTLLDGIPRSLPALALAQAYVERLARVGYPQPPAAPLDEAGLAERLLQLVEQTQAAGLDAESALRGVCARLRARLEAVEAAAGRQHQTLIDLKPEQQQALWRQHPLSKD
- a CDS encoding cyclase family protein, producing MRIIDLSIPLGIGTPAWPTYEPLQVKYFKRLAPNGANGQLLTHSNHVGTHLDGEIHFYTPGKDIAQLDFGFLAGPAAIVDLSDICGDYDVYTPAMIEERVEVRSGDILIIHTGYHHFGWDQPYGNEIRYMVMHPGPDARFARWCEDKQIKWIGVDCGSADHPMNTKIREWMPAQAQDADAHFRQKYGKALADYFTPDMYQMMHLWMFPKGIIHAECVGGDIDLLVNRRLQVGCFPWRFVDGEASIARIVAFVEEDDYEQLMARKAALPKTRFGDCYDPLHVERLGGRGRTF
- the gatC gene encoding Asp-tRNA(Asn)/Glu-tRNA(Gln) amidotransferase subunit GatC; the encoded protein is MTRFSTADVRHVAELARLELTAAEIELFAGQLAAVLDYAAQLQAVDTTGVPPTATVLPLRSVMRPDEVRPSLPAAQALANAPDQRDGYFRVHAVLEGSQ
- the gatA gene encoding Asp-tRNA(Asn)/Glu-tRNA(Gln) amidotransferase subunit GatA, which codes for MSELTALTLHDAQELLRRREITAVELTRAYIARIEAVDDRVKAYLHLAPDLALAQAAAADQRRADGDDSPLLGIPLAIKDMITVAGMPTTAGSRILAGFKSPYEATASARLRQAGAVFLGKANLDEFAMGWSTENSAFFTTHNPYDLDRVPGGSSGGSAAAVAAGEAIAALGTDTGGSVRQPASWTNTVGLRPTYGRVSRWGVVAFASSLDQIGPITRDVRDCALMLNAIAGHDPLDSTTMPLPTPDFGAGLEAGVKGLRLGLPREYFVEGMHPGIRGAILAAVETLVGLGAEVEEISLPHTRFGMPVYYLVATAELSANLARYDGVRYGHSAGAPNMWDNYRQSRGQGFGPEVKRRIILGAYALSAGYYDAYYLKAQKVRTLIRQDFDRAFGRFDALIAPVVPFLPFTIGQAPADPVDLYLSDVLTLPTPLAGVPCLSVPAGFVPEKGKALPVGLQIIGKPFDEAGILRIAYAFEQATRHHLTRPPL
- a CDS encoding aminotransferase class I/II-fold pyridoxal phosphate-dependent enzyme produces the protein MTTASTTAAAGDNGHHTPRQRISPRVAAVPPSGLRRFFDIAATMDDVISLSIGEPDFTTPQVILQAGIDSLQRGQTQYTSNSGIYALRAALSDYLHRLYGVAYDPETEILITVGSSEALYLTTVALLDVGDEVIVPQPSYVAYPAEVAFTGAVSVPVSTFVEDDFRVTAAEIAAAITPATKALLLGYPCNPTGAALDRADMLGIAQLAAGRDLLVIADEIYDRLTYVGEHTCFASLPGMKDRTILLGGLSKSHAMTGWRLGWACAPADILAAMRKVHQYTIMSAPTVAQVAAITALTDPRAEEAVATMRQSYDERRRLIVDGLNSIGLPTFTPRGAFYAFPSIRASGLDDNTFAETLLQEEHVAVIPGSAFGAAGAGYVRCCYAQRKDKIEVALDRMAAFVRRHG
- the gatB gene encoding Asp-tRNA(Asn)/Glu-tRNA(Gln) amidotransferase subunit GatB, whose translation is MTTNFETVIGMEVHAQLLTRSKMFCGCSADQWDAAPNSHTCPVCLAMPGMLPVINRQAVAHTIRAGLALNCTIAEEAVFARKNYTYPDLPKGYQISQYELPLCLSGWMEIDTAAGAKRIGITRAHLEEDTGKLVHDGEASLVDLNRAGVPLLEIVTEPDLRSVDEVNEYLTRLHQLLVQIGVNSGDLEKGAMRMEANISLRPVGETSLGVKVEIKNLNSFRAVRNALDYEIKRQTAVLAAGGAVEQVTLGWLEAEGRTYVQRSKESAHDYRYFPEPDLPPLVIDRAWVEELRQSLPELPLARRARFQEHYGLSRYDADVLVAERAVADFFEQAASAAAPVEPKTVANWLAGELFRLMNQAGVSLAAVPISPAAFANLLKLVAGGTINPNTGKRVLETMFRSGETAEAIVAREGLAQVSDAGVLVQAIDRVLAAAPDEVARYREGKTQLLGWFIGQVMRETRGKGNPDLVRQALIERLG